The genomic interval CACTTCAATAAGAAATCTAATGACGAAAATCAAAGATATTAATCAAGGTGATCTATTAACATTCGTAAATGCAAATAATAATTACAACATTATTCTTTGCACAAATACAAATAAAACGATAAGTCCTCATAATTATACTTTTTGTCTTCTAGATTATAATGATATACAAAAACCAACTATTGAACAGATTAAAAGTCTGAACTTTTTTGGAGTGGGAAATATGACTAAAACCAATCATTATAACTATTCTGAGGAAGATTTAAAAAATATGTGGGAATGTCATCCTGAAATCAAACCATGTCTTCTGGGAACATATAGTCTCATCATCTGGAGAAAAGATTTTATGACATTTCGTGACAATTTAGAATTCATTAGCAATCTTGACATTCTTCCAAATCTAAATAAAAATGGAAACGGCGCAGTTAATGCGAGTAGTTGGGGATTCTTAAAAGAGTTTTTTAATGATAAAATCATTACTATAATGAATGAAAGAAATCAAGAAAAATTCAAATTAAAAGCTATAATAAAATCCAATTAATCAAACGCAAACTATTTTTTATAGAACAAGTGCAATTTTTAGAAAAACAACAATCAAATTTGGTATTTTTGCGCACTTGTAAGACTTTAGACAATTCAAAAATCTAAAATCTAAATTCAGAAATCTAAAATTGCAAGCATGTTTGTTCGAATAGTAAAAATGAGTTTTCACGAAGAAAAAATTCCTGATTTTCTGGAGAATTTTGAATCTGTGAAAGACAAAATACGAAATGCAGAAGGAAATCGTTTTTTAGAATTGTATCAGGATAAAAATGATAAATGCATCTTTTTCACATAT from Flavobacterium sp. YJ01 carries:
- a CDS encoding antibiotic biosynthesis monooxygenase family protein, with translation MFVRIVKMSFHEEKIPDFLENFESVKDKIRNAEGNRFLELYQDKNDKCIFFTYSYWETEQDLENYRNSELFNTVWNFTKKLFNAKPEAWSVNKIVSLV